One segment of Microbacterium arborescens DNA contains the following:
- the cmk gene encoding (d)CMP kinase, protein MPESHPAPESFPVTVAIDGPAGSGKSSVSKQVARVLGYGFLDTGAAYRALAWHVLADGGDTADADAVVRALDDFDYAISLDPDDHWVRVGDVFVTDDIREPRVSAAVSGVARVPEVRERVNVLFRALVAASGASGVIVEGRDITTVVFPDAPVRILLTASPEVRAARRSAELTGEDAAAVAEALHRRDASDSQVVDFLTAAPGVVVVDSTDLDFDRTVDAVIDVVRTATGEN, encoded by the coding sequence ATGCCTGAGTCGCATCCCGCCCCTGAGTCGTTTCCCGTGACCGTCGCGATCGACGGGCCTGCCGGCAGCGGCAAGTCGAGCGTGTCGAAGCAGGTCGCCCGCGTGCTCGGCTACGGCTTCCTCGACACCGGCGCCGCCTATCGTGCGCTCGCCTGGCACGTGCTCGCGGACGGTGGCGACACGGCCGACGCGGATGCCGTCGTGCGCGCCCTCGACGACTTCGACTACGCGATCTCCCTCGATCCCGACGACCACTGGGTCCGCGTCGGCGATGTCTTCGTGACCGACGACATCCGTGAGCCGCGCGTCTCGGCGGCCGTCAGCGGCGTCGCGCGCGTGCCCGAGGTGCGCGAGCGCGTGAACGTGCTGTTCCGTGCGCTCGTCGCGGCATCCGGCGCGAGCGGCGTCATCGTCGAGGGGCGCGACATCACCACCGTGGTCTTTCCCGATGCGCCCGTGCGCATCCTGCTGACCGCCAGCCCCGAGGTGCGCGCCGCGCGCCGCAGCGCCGAGCTCACGGGAGAGGATGCCGCGGCTGTCGCCGAGGCGCTCCACCGCCGTGACGCGTCGGACTCGCAGGTCGTCGACTTCCTCACCGCCGCACCCGGCGTCGTGGTTGTCGACTCGACCGATTTGGACTTCGATCGGACCGTGGACGCCGTCATCGACGTCGTGCGCACCGCGACAGGAGAGAACTGA
- a CDS encoding DUF2809 domain-containing protein codes for MTTIRARRLLAALAAVAIVTAGLVVHGLLPDSAATDIAGDALYAVLIYVLVVVLVPRVSATVVAVIAGGWCIAVELLQLSDLPARAAEAFPPAVLVLGTVFDARDLLVYVVSVVIAGALDAAWRRRSRHPEHPRG; via the coding sequence GTGACGACCATCCGGGCGCGGCGGTTGCTCGCGGCGCTGGCAGCGGTCGCGATCGTCACCGCCGGGCTCGTCGTCCACGGGCTTCTGCCCGACTCCGCCGCGACCGACATCGCGGGTGACGCCCTGTACGCCGTGCTGATCTACGTGCTCGTCGTCGTGCTCGTGCCGCGCGTGTCGGCGACGGTCGTCGCGGTGATCGCCGGGGGCTGGTGCATCGCCGTCGAGCTGCTGCAGCTGAGCGATCTGCCTGCCCGTGCGGCCGAGGCCTTCCCGCCCGCGGTCCTCGTGCTGGGCACGGTGTTCGACGCGCGCGACCTGCTCGTCTACGTCGTGTCGGTCGTCATCGCCGGGGCGCTGGATGCCGCGTGGCGCCGCCGTTCGCGGCATCCGGAGCATCCGCGCGGCTGA
- a CDS encoding segregation and condensation protein A, producing MAPSPDGLADAAEPAEPDAGDPSGPGFRVSLTNFDGPFDLLLNLIGKHELDITEVSLSKVTDEFIGYLRGLEPEELDAASEFLVVAATLLDMKVAGLLPQGELIDAESVALLEARDLLFARLLQYRAFKQVAGWFAERIVAEDRRHTRSARLDEKYRAAAPELVWTLSPDDFAALATLAFAPKEIPVVGLDHLHAPLVSIREQAAVVVTLLRGAGTLNFRELIAGVTQPGVVVARFIAVLELYRHAALSFEQLEPLGELTLRWTADRWSEENLATLGADYDR from the coding sequence GTGGCGCCGTCGCCTGACGGGCTCGCCGATGCCGCCGAGCCGGCCGAGCCCGACGCGGGCGATCCGAGCGGTCCCGGCTTCCGGGTCTCGCTGACGAACTTCGACGGGCCGTTCGACCTGCTCCTCAACCTCATCGGCAAGCACGAGCTCGACATCACCGAAGTCTCGCTGAGCAAGGTCACCGACGAGTTCATCGGCTACCTGCGCGGGCTGGAGCCCGAGGAGCTCGACGCCGCCTCGGAGTTCCTGGTGGTCGCCGCGACGCTGCTCGACATGAAGGTCGCCGGCCTCCTGCCGCAGGGCGAGCTCATCGACGCCGAGTCGGTCGCGCTGCTCGAGGCGCGCGACCTGCTGTTCGCCCGGCTGCTGCAGTACCGCGCGTTCAAACAGGTCGCCGGCTGGTTCGCCGAGCGCATCGTCGCCGAGGACCGGCGTCACACCCGCTCGGCGCGCCTCGACGAGAAGTATCGCGCAGCCGCCCCGGAGCTCGTGTGGACGCTGAGCCCCGACGACTTCGCGGCGCTCGCTACGCTCGCCTTCGCGCCGAAGGAGATCCCCGTCGTGGGTCTGGACCACCTGCACGCACCGCTCGTGTCGATCCGTGAACAGGCGGCGGTCGTCGTGACGTTGCTCCGCGGCGCGGGTACCCTGAACTTCCGCGAGCTCATCGCGGGCGTCACGCAGCCCGGCGTCGTCGTGGCCCGCTTCATCGCCGTGCTCGAGCTCTACCGCCACGCGGCGCTGTCGTTCGAGCAGCTCGAGCCGCTCGGCGAGCTGACGCTGCGCTGGACCGCCGACCGTTGGTCCGAGGAGAACCTCGCCACGCTGGGAGCCGATTATGACCGATGA
- a CDS encoding energy-coupling factor ABC transporter ATP-binding protein produces MTAGRPRATATTIGGIRLDAATVRLGDAQVLAPLTLDLDARTIAVVGDNGSGKSTLARLIGGLVRPTGGTVRVLGCDPVRDAAELRRRVAIVFSNPDAQIVMPTVAEDVAFSLRGDGASRAERAARVGRALERFGLTDLRDHPAHELSGGQKQLLALCGAFVREPELVVADEPTAFLDGRNAARIAGHLFSDTGHRLLLVTHDLDLARRCELAVHVAAGRVVAAGDASEVVDAYARTWR; encoded by the coding sequence ATGACGGCCGGGCGACCCCGCGCGACGGCCACGACGATCGGCGGCATCCGACTCGATGCCGCGACCGTGCGTCTCGGCGACGCTCAGGTGCTGGCACCCCTCACCCTCGATCTCGATGCCCGGACGATCGCGGTGGTCGGCGACAACGGGTCGGGCAAGTCGACGCTCGCCCGGCTCATCGGCGGGCTGGTGCGTCCGACGGGGGGAACGGTCCGGGTGCTCGGCTGCGACCCGGTGCGCGATGCGGCGGAGCTGCGACGTCGCGTCGCGATCGTCTTCAGCAACCCGGACGCGCAGATCGTCATGCCCACGGTCGCCGAGGACGTCGCCTTCTCGCTCCGCGGCGACGGTGCCTCCCGTGCCGAGCGCGCGGCGCGCGTCGGCCGAGCGCTCGAACGGTTCGGTCTGACCGACCTGCGCGATCACCCCGCCCACGAGCTGTCGGGCGGGCAGAAGCAGCTGCTCGCGCTTTGCGGCGCGTTCGTGCGCGAGCCCGAGCTCGTCGTCGCAGACGAGCCCACCGCATTCCTCGACGGGCGGAACGCCGCACGCATCGCGGGCCATCTCTTCAGCGACACCGGCCACCGGCTGCTTCTCGTGACCCACGACCTCGACCTCGCGCGGCGATGCGAGCTCGCCGTGCACGTGGCCGCGGGACGCGTCGTCGCGGCGGGTGACGCGTCCGAGGTCGTCGACGCGTACGCGAGGACATGGCGATGA
- a CDS encoding prephenate dehydrogenase, whose protein sequence is MTDSSLDPVRPGRAARTAGTVRIVGAGLLGSSIGHALRLLGVDVALDDASPAQLRLAVDYGAGRLAAPDDRPVLVVVAVPPDVTADVVERELRSHPGVVVTDVASVKLEPYLELRKRGVDLTHYIGSHPLAGRERGGAISARADIFVGRPWVVCRDEETRASDLAVVEGLALDLGAMPLEMTPHEHDEAVALTSHVPQLVASLLAGRFVAAPEGSLRLTGQGVRDTTRIAASAPELWVQILGANAAPVVAVLDDLAGDLRAVADALRDPAAPGARRALADTIRRGNEGVERLPGKHGQNRRFEQIVVRVDDTAGQLGRLFGDLGELGVNIEDLRLEHSPGAQFGLAELSVVPSAVHEAVAGLEKRGWKIASVPHA, encoded by the coding sequence GTGACCGATTCCTCGCTCGATCCCGTGCGCCCCGGCCGTGCTGCACGCACGGCCGGTACCGTGCGTATCGTCGGCGCGGGCCTGCTCGGCTCGAGCATCGGTCACGCGCTTCGCCTGCTCGGCGTCGACGTCGCCCTCGACGACGCCTCGCCGGCTCAGCTGCGGCTCGCCGTCGACTACGGCGCCGGGCGCCTCGCGGCACCGGATGACCGCCCCGTGCTCGTCGTGGTCGCCGTGCCCCCGGATGTCACGGCGGATGTCGTCGAGCGCGAGCTGCGCTCCCACCCCGGCGTCGTCGTGACGGATGTCGCGAGCGTCAAGCTCGAGCCCTACCTCGAGCTGCGCAAGCGCGGCGTCGACCTCACGCATTACATCGGTTCGCACCCGCTCGCCGGCCGTGAGCGGGGCGGGGCGATCTCGGCTCGCGCCGACATCTTCGTCGGACGGCCCTGGGTCGTGTGCCGCGACGAGGAGACGCGCGCTTCCGACCTCGCCGTCGTCGAGGGGCTCGCCCTGGATCTGGGTGCGATGCCGCTCGAGATGACCCCGCACGAGCACGACGAGGCCGTCGCGCTGACCTCGCACGTTCCGCAGCTGGTCGCGAGTCTGCTCGCCGGACGCTTCGTCGCGGCTCCCGAGGGATCGCTGCGCCTGACGGGCCAGGGCGTGCGCGACACGACGCGCATCGCCGCATCCGCCCCCGAACTGTGGGTGCAGATCCTCGGCGCCAACGCCGCGCCCGTCGTGGCCGTGCTCGACGACCTGGCCGGTGACCTGCGGGCGGTGGCCGACGCACTGCGCGACCCGGCGGCGCCCGGTGCTCGTCGTGCGCTCGCCGACACGATCCGCCGCGGCAATGAGGGCGTCGAGCGCCTGCCCGGCAAACACGGGCAGAACCGCCGGTTCGAGCAGATCGTCGTGCGCGTCGACGACACGGCGGGCCAGCTCGGTCGGCTGTTCGGCGATCTCGGCGAGCTCGGAGTGAACATCGAGGACCTCCGCCTCGAGCATTCCCCGGGCGCGCAGTTCGGGCTCGCGGAGCTGAGCGTCGTCCCCAGTGCCGTCCACGAAGCCGTCGCCGGGCTCGAGAAGCGCGGCTGGAAGATCGCGAGCGTCCCCCATGCCTGA
- the scpB gene encoding SMC-Scp complex subunit ScpB has protein sequence MTDDPTPTVATPITDVARRLEAILLIVDEPQSLVALAAAVGAPVAAVRQAVAGLVADYDGEAGGPRRGFELREVGGGWRMYVRAEHDALVSEFVNTQAPSRLSQAALETLAVIAYKQPVSRSQVASIRAVNVDSVVRTLLSRGLVTEVGHDPETGAILYGTTDALLVNLGINSLDELPPISPLLDDGADGFEGEATR, from the coding sequence ATGACCGATGACCCGACACCGACCGTGGCCACGCCGATCACAGACGTCGCGCGTCGGCTGGAGGCGATCCTGCTGATCGTCGACGAGCCGCAGAGCCTCGTCGCGCTCGCCGCCGCCGTCGGCGCGCCCGTCGCTGCCGTCCGCCAGGCGGTCGCCGGTCTCGTCGCCGATTACGACGGCGAGGCGGGTGGCCCGCGTCGCGGCTTCGAGCTGCGCGAGGTGGGCGGCGGCTGGCGCATGTACGTGCGCGCCGAACACGACGCTCTCGTGAGCGAGTTCGTCAACACGCAGGCGCCCTCGCGCCTGTCGCAGGCGGCGCTCGAGACGCTCGCGGTCATCGCGTACAAGCAGCCCGTGTCACGCAGCCAGGTGGCTTCGATCCGTGCCGTCAACGTCGACTCGGTCGTGCGCACCCTGCTCTCGCGCGGGCTGGTGACGGAGGTCGGGCACGATCCCGAGACGGGGGCGATCCTGTACGGCACCACCGACGCGCTGCTGGTCAATCTCGGCATCAACTCGCTCGACGAGCTGCCGCCCATCTCGCCGTTGCTCGACGACGGCGCCGACGGTTTCGAAGGAGAGGCGACGCGATGA
- a CDS encoding biotin transporter BioY, with translation MPRSTHAARPAFDATDLARAAVFAALIAVLGLPGSFTLFGGVPITAQTLGVMLAGAVLGPVVGAASVGALLALVAVGLPLLAGGRGGLAVFVGPTAGYLVGWLVGAVVVGLIVHLAGRRPVWWRTVAGLLVGGVLVVYAFGIPVQSAVLRLPIEQAALANLAFVPGDIVKVVVATLVVGALVRGYPRAFRRTWAPRAGTRVTDDAPTMTPTSA, from the coding sequence ATGCCCCGATCGACCCACGCGGCCCGTCCCGCATTCGACGCGACCGACCTCGCACGCGCAGCGGTCTTCGCCGCCCTCATCGCGGTGCTCGGTCTGCCGGGATCGTTCACGCTGTTCGGTGGTGTCCCCATCACGGCGCAGACGCTCGGTGTGATGCTGGCGGGCGCCGTGCTCGGGCCGGTGGTCGGCGCAGCATCGGTCGGCGCCCTCCTCGCCCTCGTCGCTGTCGGCCTCCCGCTCCTCGCGGGCGGCCGCGGAGGACTAGCGGTCTTCGTAGGCCCGACGGCGGGCTACCTGGTCGGATGGCTCGTCGGTGCCGTGGTCGTCGGGCTCATCGTCCACCTCGCGGGACGGCGCCCGGTATGGTGGCGAACCGTCGCGGGGCTCCTCGTCGGAGGCGTGCTGGTCGTCTACGCATTCGGCATCCCGGTCCAGAGCGCTGTGCTCCGACTTCCCATCGAGCAGGCTGCGCTCGCGAACCTGGCGTTCGTGCCGGGCGACATCGTCAAGGTCGTCGTCGCGACGCTGGTGGTGGGCGCGCTCGTGCGCGGCTACCCGCGGGCTTTCCGGCGCACGTGGGCGCCGCGCGCGGGCACTCGGGTGACCGACGATGCGCCGACGATGACCCCCACGTCGGCATGA
- a CDS encoding GNAT family N-acetyltransferase, whose product MEYEIDDAPARIQRDLVWRWLSSQAYWGRWRERPVLESQLDSAWRLVGAYRADTGEQVGFARAVSDGASFAYLADVFVVAEHQGAGIAHRILRRMIDDGPGHDFRWTLFTRDAHSLYAEFGFETPDETAMVRRASPAKR is encoded by the coding sequence GTGGAGTACGAGATCGATGACGCACCCGCCCGCATCCAGCGCGACCTCGTGTGGCGCTGGCTCTCGTCCCAGGCCTACTGGGGCCGGTGGCGCGAACGCCCCGTGCTCGAGTCGCAGCTCGACTCGGCCTGGCGGCTCGTGGGGGCATACCGTGCCGACACCGGCGAGCAGGTCGGCTTCGCCCGCGCGGTCTCGGACGGAGCGAGCTTCGCCTACCTCGCCGATGTCTTCGTCGTCGCCGAGCACCAGGGCGCAGGCATCGCGCACCGCATCCTGCGACGCATGATCGACGACGGGCCGGGGCACGACTTCCGCTGGACCCTGTTCACGCGCGACGCGCACAGCCTCTACGCCGAGTTCGGCTTCGAGACGCCGGACGAGACGGCGATGGTGCGCCGGGCATCGCCCGCCAAGCGCTGA
- a CDS encoding pseudouridine synthase: MTDAEGVRLQKVLANAGVASRRVCEQLIVEGRVRVNGTTVTELGSRIDPTVDIVDVDGTAVQLDTTKRYVMLNKPTGVVSSMKDEKGRADLRRFTKDWDERLYNVGRLDAETSGLLVLTNDGELAHVLAHPSFGVTKVYIAKVRGRVTPQTIARLTKGVDLDDGPIAADKARLLDTSGETSLVELTLHSGRNRIVRRMMAEVGHPVLELVRRQFGPLHLGTLPAGRARELTTVERGALLTLSRSADGAPEHPTSPENP; this comes from the coding sequence ATGACGGATGCCGAAGGAGTACGCCTGCAGAAGGTCCTCGCCAACGCGGGGGTGGCGTCGCGCCGCGTGTGCGAGCAGCTGATCGTCGAGGGTCGTGTTCGTGTCAACGGCACGACCGTGACCGAGCTCGGCAGCCGGATCGACCCGACCGTCGACATCGTCGACGTCGACGGCACCGCCGTGCAGCTCGACACGACGAAGCGCTACGTGATGCTGAACAAGCCGACCGGTGTCGTCAGCTCGATGAAGGACGAGAAGGGCCGGGCCGACCTGCGCCGGTTCACGAAGGACTGGGACGAGCGCCTCTACAACGTGGGCCGCCTGGATGCCGAGACGAGTGGTCTGCTCGTGCTCACCAACGACGGCGAGCTCGCCCATGTCCTCGCCCACCCCTCCTTCGGGGTGACGAAGGTCTATATCGCGAAGGTGCGCGGGCGCGTGACGCCGCAGACGATCGCGCGCTTGACGAAGGGCGTCGACCTCGACGACGGTCCCATCGCCGCGGACAAGGCGCGACTGCTCGACACCTCCGGCGAGACGAGTCTGGTGGAGCTCACGCTGCACTCGGGGCGCAACCGCATCGTCCGACGCATGATGGCCGAGGTCGGGCATCCGGTTCTCGAGCTGGTGCGGCGCCAGTTCGGGCCGCTCCACCTGGGAACCCTCCCGGCGGGACGCGCCCGGGAGTTGACTACAGTGGAACGCGGTGCGCTGCTGACGCTCTCGCGCAGCGCCGACGGTGCCCCCGAGCACCCGACTTCTCCGGAGAACCCGTGA
- a CDS encoding TetR family transcriptional regulator, translated as MIADDSNRASRAPRRSRDDVVDAALELLDRVGLPDLSMRRLAEHLGVQPSALYWHVENKQQLLAAVSGRILRPLAAADAPSSTTLDGAARDLALRLHDSLLAYRDGAEVVSSSLALGLVEPPVHAQLRAVAVEHGAPASLADTIADAITHFVVGFTFHQQQRRSADAWGAAAGTVAASAERVADGDDDGFTAALDLIIAGATTTILSRADAPDAANGGATRHPAPRR; from the coding sequence ATGATCGCCGACGATTCAAACCGCGCGAGTCGAGCACCACGCCGCTCGCGCGACGACGTCGTCGACGCCGCCCTCGAGCTGCTCGACCGCGTCGGGCTGCCCGACCTGTCGATGCGGCGTCTCGCCGAGCACCTCGGCGTGCAGCCGAGCGCGCTGTACTGGCACGTCGAGAACAAGCAGCAGCTGCTCGCCGCGGTCAGCGGGCGCATCCTGCGACCGCTCGCCGCGGCCGATGCGCCGTCGTCGACGACGCTCGACGGCGCCGCGCGAGACCTCGCCCTGCGTCTGCACGACAGCTTGCTCGCGTACCGCGACGGCGCGGAGGTCGTCTCCAGCTCGCTCGCGCTCGGGCTCGTCGAACCGCCCGTGCATGCGCAGCTGCGCGCCGTGGCGGTCGAGCACGGCGCACCCGCGTCGCTCGCCGACACCATCGCCGACGCCATCACCCACTTCGTCGTCGGGTTCACCTTCCACCAGCAGCAGCGGCGCAGCGCCGACGCGTGGGGTGCTGCAGCGGGCACCGTGGCCGCGTCGGCCGAGCGCGTCGCCGACGGCGACGACGACGGGTTCACCGCGGCGCTCGACCTCATCATCGCGGGGGCGACGACGACCATCCTCAGCCGCGCGGATGCTCCGGATGCCGCGAACGGCGGCGCCACGCGGCATCCAGCGCCCCGGCGATGA
- a CDS encoding NUDIX domain-containing protein: MTDDHAAAPRPPHGPRDPGDAWVVAPSGERYWGRFGAAGLLAVDPERGVLLQHRVSWSHFGDTWGLPGGARHAGESARDGALRESAEEAGVPADSVAPRFLSVLDVGVWTYGTLVADVTTPFRPVISDPESRELAWVPIDEVESFPLHPGFGASWPRLRGLLAVRPTIIVDVANVVGSVPDGWWRDRAGAADRLLAQVAALAERGTDAAALDLPEDTWFPRIVAVVEGQARDVAAPVGIDVHRAPAAGDDAIVEAATAAVAAGDRVSVVTSDRELRARVEAAGARAVSTSWLRDRL; encoded by the coding sequence ATGACCGACGATCACGCCGCCGCCCCGCGCCCGCCGCACGGCCCGCGCGATCCCGGCGATGCGTGGGTCGTCGCCCCGTCGGGCGAGCGGTACTGGGGACGCTTCGGTGCCGCCGGTCTGCTGGCCGTCGATCCGGAGCGCGGCGTGCTGCTGCAGCACCGGGTGTCGTGGAGCCACTTCGGCGACACCTGGGGGCTGCCCGGTGGTGCTCGTCACGCGGGGGAGTCCGCGCGGGACGGCGCGCTGCGCGAATCCGCCGAAGAGGCGGGTGTGCCCGCGGATTCCGTCGCGCCGCGGTTCCTGTCGGTGCTCGATGTCGGCGTCTGGACCTACGGCACCCTCGTGGCCGATGTCACGACGCCGTTCCGCCCGGTGATCAGCGACCCCGAGAGCCGCGAGCTGGCGTGGGTCCCCATCGATGAGGTCGAGTCGTTCCCGCTTCATCCCGGCTTCGGCGCGTCGTGGCCTCGGCTGCGCGGCCTGCTCGCGGTGCGGCCGACCATCATCGTCGACGTCGCGAACGTGGTCGGCTCGGTTCCCGACGGCTGGTGGCGCGATCGCGCCGGCGCCGCCGACCGGCTGCTCGCCCAGGTGGCTGCTCTGGCCGAACGGGGGACGGATGCCGCCGCCCTCGATCTGCCGGAGGACACGTGGTTCCCGCGCATCGTGGCCGTCGTCGAGGGGCAGGCTCGCGACGTCGCGGCGCCCGTCGGCATCGACGTCCACCGGGCGCCGGCTGCAGGCGACGACGCGATCGTCGAGGCGGCGACGGCCGCGGTGGCCGCGGGCGACCGGGTCAGCGTCGTGACATCGGATCGCGAGCTGCGCGCGCGTGTGGAGGCCGCCGGGGCACGGGCCGTGTCGACATCGTGGCTTCGCGACCGCCTGTGA
- the der gene encoding ribosome biogenesis GTPase Der, with protein sequence MATTDDEYEGGPDQLEEKLANLDEHLADQRAAALRASLADYELDDDDTELLAGFTAGGEVVEVLPALPVVAIVGRPNVGKSALVNRILGRREAVVEDTPGVTRDRVSYKAEWLDRRFTLVDTGGWEPDARGIDRSVAAQAEVAIDLADVVLFVVDAMVGATATDEAVVRLLRKSDKPVFLIANKIDDARQEPEAAALWNLGLGEPHPVSAIHGRGVADLLDELMKVLPEVSAVAKNELGGPRRVAILGRPNVGKSSLLNKAAGEERVVVNDLAGTTRDPVDEVVELGGKLWRLVDTAGIRRRVHLQQGADFYASLRTSAALEKAEVAVVVLDVTESISVQDLNIIDLVLESGRALVLAFNKWDRLNDTDMDNADRRRYLEREIEQDLAHVTWAPRVNLSARTGRHLDKLVPALETALKSWDQRIPTGKFNAFLAELVAEHPHPLRGGKQPRILFGTQASTRPPTFVLFTTGFLDPGYRRFIQRRLRELFGFEGTPIVTNMRVREKRQR encoded by the coding sequence ATGGCTACCACCGACGACGAGTACGAGGGCGGTCCCGACCAGCTCGAGGAGAAGCTCGCGAACCTCGACGAGCATCTCGCCGACCAGCGGGCGGCGGCGCTGCGCGCATCGCTCGCCGACTACGAGCTCGATGACGACGACACCGAGCTGCTGGCCGGCTTCACGGCGGGCGGTGAGGTCGTGGAGGTGCTCCCCGCGCTGCCGGTCGTCGCGATCGTGGGCCGCCCGAACGTCGGCAAGTCCGCGCTCGTGAACCGCATCCTGGGCCGCCGCGAAGCGGTCGTGGAAGACACCCCCGGCGTCACGCGCGACCGGGTCAGCTACAAGGCCGAGTGGCTCGACCGCCGCTTCACGCTCGTCGACACCGGCGGCTGGGAGCCCGACGCGCGGGGCATCGACCGTTCGGTCGCCGCGCAGGCCGAGGTCGCCATCGACCTCGCGGACGTCGTGCTGTTCGTCGTCGACGCGATGGTGGGCGCCACCGCGACCGACGAGGCGGTCGTCCGACTGCTGCGCAAGTCCGACAAGCCCGTCTTCCTCATCGCGAACAAGATCGACGACGCTCGCCAAGAGCCCGAGGCCGCGGCGCTGTGGAACCTGGGCCTCGGCGAGCCGCACCCCGTCTCGGCCATCCACGGCCGCGGAGTCGCGGATCTTCTCGACGAGCTCATGAAGGTGCTTCCCGAGGTCTCGGCCGTCGCCAAGAACGAGCTCGGCGGCCCGCGTCGCGTGGCGATCCTCGGCCGGCCGAACGTCGGCAAGTCGTCGCTGCTGAACAAGGCGGCGGGCGAGGAGCGCGTCGTCGTGAACGACCTCGCGGGCACGACCCGCGACCCCGTCGACGAGGTCGTCGAGCTCGGCGGCAAGCTCTGGCGGCTCGTCGACACCGCCGGCATCCGTCGGCGGGTGCACCTGCAGCAGGGTGCCGACTTCTACGCATCGCTGCGCACGTCGGCGGCGCTCGAGAAGGCCGAGGTCGCCGTCGTCGTGCTCGATGTGACCGAGTCGATCAGCGTGCAGGACCTCAACATCATCGACCTCGTGCTCGAGTCGGGGCGCGCGCTCGTGCTCGCGTTCAACAAGTGGGACCGTCTCAACGACACCGACATGGACAACGCCGATCGCCGCCGCTACCTGGAGCGCGAGATCGAGCAGGATCTCGCGCACGTCACCTGGGCGCCGCGCGTCAACCTGTCGGCGCGCACCGGCCGTCACCTCGACAAGCTGGTGCCTGCTCTGGAGACCGCCCTGAAGTCGTGGGATCAGCGCATCCCCACGGGCAAGTTCAACGCGTTCCTCGCCGAGCTCGTCGCCGAGCACCCGCACCCGCTGCGCGGCGGCAAGCAGCCCCGCATCCTGTTCGGCACGCAGGCGTCGACCCGTCCGCCGACATTCGTGCTGTTCACGACGGGGTTCCTCGACCCGGGCTACCGCCGCTTCATCCAGCGCCGGCTGCGCGAGCTCTTCGGCTTCGAGGGCACGCCGATCGTCACCAACATGCGGGTGCGCGAGAAGCGTCAGCGCTGA
- a CDS encoding ParA family protein codes for MTDKSRKAGKAPTEDTPIGPTGRPYRGFPTPPKLDGHGPARIIALCNQKGGVGKTTTTINLAASLAEYGRKVLAVDFDPQGALSAGLGIATHDVPTIYDLLLDTKRDAHEVIVPTSVPGLDVIPANIDLSAAEVHLVNEVARETILARVLRGVSAEYDVILIDCQPSLGLLTVNALTASHGVLIPLECEFFALRGVALLIETIEKVRDRLNPSIELDGVLATMYDPRTLHSREVLERVVEAFGDDVLETVIGRTVKFPDASVAGVPIITFAPEHQAAQAYLRLARELVARGAVA; via the coding sequence GTGACGGACAAGTCGCGGAAGGCCGGGAAGGCCCCCACGGAGGACACCCCGATCGGACCCACCGGTCGGCCATACCGAGGTTTCCCGACCCCGCCGAAGCTCGACGGTCACGGCCCCGCGCGCATCATCGCCCTGTGCAACCAGAAGGGCGGCGTCGGCAAGACCACGACGACGATCAACCTCGCCGCATCCCTCGCCGAGTACGGACGCAAGGTTCTCGCCGTCGACTTCGACCCGCAGGGCGCGCTGTCGGCGGGCCTGGGCATCGCCACGCACGACGTCCCGACGATCTACGACCTGCTGCTCGACACCAAGCGCGACGCCCACGAGGTCATCGTGCCGACCTCGGTACCGGGTCTCGACGTCATCCCCGCGAATATCGATCTCTCGGCGGCCGAGGTGCACCTCGTCAACGAGGTCGCCCGCGAGACGATCCTGGCGCGCGTGCTGCGCGGCGTCTCGGCCGAGTACGACGTCATCCTCATCGACTGCCAGCCCTCGCTCGGGCTGCTCACGGTCAATGCGCTGACGGCGAGCCACGGCGTCCTCATCCCGCTCGAGTGCGAGTTCTTCGCGTTGCGCGGTGTCGCACTGCTGATCGAGACGATCGAGAAGGTGCGCGACCGGCTCAACCCGTCCATCGAGCTCGACGGCGTCCTCGCGACGATGTACGACCCGCGCACGCTGCATTCGCGCGAGGTGCTCGAGCGCGTCGTGGAGGCCTTCGGCGACGACGTGCTCGAGACCGTCATCGGGCGCACCGTGAAGTTCCCCGACGCGTCGGTCGCGGGAGTGCCGATCATCACGTTCGCGCCGGAGCATCAGGCCGCGCAGGCCTACCTGCGTCTCGCGCGGGAGCTCGTCGCCCGTGGCGCCGTCGCCTGA